The genomic segment AATCTATTGGATTTATATTTCAACAAGATGGACTCTTTAAACATATGACAGTTCTTGAAAATATTATTATTCCTCTTATACATGTTCATGGTTATGGTGAGGAAGAAGCAAAAGAAAAAGCCTTATCTCTTTTAAAAAGATTTGGACTTGAAAAAGAAATAAATAAAAAACCTTTTGAATTGTCTGGTGGACAAAAACAAAGAGTTGGCATTGTTAGAGCTTTAGCTCATAGACCTAAATTTTTATTATTTGATGAACCAACCTCTGCCTTAGACCCTGAATATACTGTAGAAGTTTTGGATATCATAAAAGAACTTAAAGATGAAGGTATTGATTTTATAATAGTAACTCATGAAATGGGATTTGCTAGACATGCTTGTGATAAAGTTTGTTTTTTATATGATGGAGATATATTAGAATATGGAGATAGCTCAGAAATTTTCACTAATCCTTCGTCTAAAGAATTGAAAAAGTTTTTAGGAAAAATTTTAGAATGGAATATATAATTTTTAGGAGGGATTTATGAAAAAGAAATTTGCTTTTATTTTAATGGGAAAAGATTATTCTGAAAAAGATAATGCTACTTTTGAAACTGAAAATTGTGTAACATATATCTGTACTGTAAGGAGTTTTGAAGAAGCTTATAAAAAAGTTTTAGAATTAAAAGAAGAAGGAGTTGGGGCTATAGAAATTTGCGGAGCTTTTGGAAAAGAAAGAGCTGAAAAAATTATAGAACTCACTGATAACAAAGTAGCTGTTGGATATGTGGTTCATGACCCTAAACAAGATGATTTATTTATGAAATTTTTTGGTAATTAAAAATTTATATTTTTTAGTATTATTTTAGATGTAGACAAAAAACAATTTTTTTGTCTACATTTTTATAATAACTCGATAATAATTTTATATAAATTTCTTCATCAATACTTTTACTTTACCCTTTTTATTTTCTCCCAATTCTTTAGAAAAAATAAATTTTCCAACTTTTTTAATAGTTATAACATCATTTTCTTTTACTTCTACAGATTTATCTCTTTGAATATTATAATTTAACATTACTAATCCCTCTTCTATAAGAGTAACTGCCTTTTGTCTAGAAGTATTAGCAATTTCAGAGACCACACTATCAAATCTAACTGACGGGATAGTGATAATTATTTCTTGAAACTCACTTTTAGGAATTTCATTTTCATCTATTTCAAATATTTTTACAGGAACATTTGAAACTTTTTCAAGCTCATCTAAAAAACTAAACTTTTCTTTATAAATAACTCCATAAGCAATATTATCCTTTACAATCAAATCTCCTAAAATCTCCCTTTTTATTCCAAGACTCATTATTGTTCCTAAAAAATCTTTATGAAGCAACTCTCTAAATTTATTTTTTCCATCAATTTTAAAATAAGTGAGATTAAATTCTGGCATATCTTGAGAAAAATTTTCAGGAATAATAATTATATTTTTCTTTTCACTATCCTCTCTCAAACCTTTAAATAAAAATCTCACATTATTAATATTTGTTTTTTCTAAAATACTCCAAATATTAGGAGGATAAAACTCCTCTGTTTCTATATAATAATCTATATTGTTAGCAAGTTCTATATTTTCCCACAACTTTACAATTAAATCTTTATTTTCTTCCTTAAAAAGATTCAAAAAATTCTTCTTATCCATATTTCTTCCTTTCCTTTTTTCTAAATTATATCACAGACTTTTCCCTTTTCCACAACTATTATTTTATAATTTTTACTCTTTTATAAATTCCATAATTATGGTATCATATAATATAAAATTACATTAATATAATTGAGGTAAAAATTATGAAAAAAATTATAATAATCATGCTTATGTTGTTGGGGATAAATTCTTTTTCTTATGATTTCCCTTTGAAAGACCCATATATTGCCACAGTATTTGGTTCTTCTACTCTTATGACACAGGGAGTTATTGAGAAAATACCATTAAAACTTTATAGAACTGAGCTTATCTCTACTAGAGAAATTCCAGAAAATTTAGAATATCAAAAAGGATATAAATTTTCTGTAGCTTTACAAAAGAAAAAAGCTCCTCTTGTATTTATATTATCAGGTACAAGTTCCAGTTCTACATCATTAAAGACTCAATATTTCCAAAGAATTTTTTATACTGCTGGATACCATGTAGTTGGTATTTCATCTATTACTAATACAAATTCATTGGTTGCTCTTTCTTATGAAAAAATACCTGGAAATTTAATGAATGATGGAATGGATATTTATAGAGGATTACAATACATTAAAAATTTAGTAGAGAAAAAAGCCCAAGTTGAAGATTATAGTATTATGGGATATAGTTTAGGAGGAACTCACTCTGCTATAATATCTTTTATTGATAGTAAGGAAAAAGTATTTAATTTTAACAAGGTATTTATGTTAAATCCTGCTGTAAATCTTTATGAATCAGCTACTATATTAGATAATATGTTTGTTGAAGGTACTGATAATAATGTAGATAATTTCTTTATAAAGGTAAATAGTCTTATGGGATTACTTTCTAGTTATAGAGATGGATTTAAAGATATTTCTGGTAATCCTTATGAAGTTTTAAAAGCTCTTAATGTTACTGAAAAAGATTTAAAAATGGGGATAGGTTTTGTATTTAGACTTAATTCCATTGATATTAACTTTTTAACCGATTATGTTAATGATATGAAAGTTTATTCTGATAGAAAAATTGAAAAATATGAAAATATGGGTAAATATTTTGAAAAAATAAATTTTGCTAATTTCCAAGATTATATTGATAGAATAGCTTTACCTTATTATCAACAACATTATAAGAAAAATTTAACTAAAAAAGAGTTATCTAAATTTACAGATTTAAAAATGATAGAGGATTATTTGAAAACTGCTAAAAATATTAGATGTGTAACTAATAAAGATGAAATTATCCTTACAAAAAAACATTTTGATTTCTTAAAGAAAACTTTTGGTAAAAACTTATATATCTACCCTTATGGAGGACATTGTGGAAATATGTTCTATCAAGAAAATGTAGATTATATGCTTAAGTTTATGAAAGAGGGGAGATAATTATGAAAAAATTATTTAAGATAACTTTATTAGTTTTAATTTCTTCTTTTATGATTTCATGTTCATCAGTAGATAAAAAAGTAAAAGTATCTAATCAAGAATATATAGAACTTCAAGTGGAAGAAGATAAAAATATATTATTTGGTAAAACAGATTATCTTTCTCCACTTAATAGAAGGTTTTATGCTTTTAATCGTTTTGCTGACAGAACTGTTATCTATCCTGTAATGACAACTTATGATTACTATGTACCTAATTTTGTACAAGATAGACTTAAAAATTTTGTTAGTAATTTTGGAGATATTAGGAATACAACAAACCTTTTATTACAATTTAGAATATTAGAAGCTGTAGAATCTACTTTTAGATTTGCTATTAACTCAACAATAGGACTTTTAGGGATGTTTGATGTTGCTAGTGAAATGGGAATTAAAAAATACCAAGAAAGTTTAGGAAATACTTTAGCTTACTACGGAGTGGGAGAAGGATTTTATATTATGGCTCCTTTAATTGGACCTACTACTTTAAGAGACAGTATTGGACTTGGGGCTGAAGGATATGGTCTAGCTGAACTTGACCCATATGATGTTATTAATATAGATGTAGGAACTATTTGGTTTTCTACTTTAGTTGGTTTTCAAATGAAAAAAGATGCAAATGTTTATTTTGGGGAATCTGATTATATATTTGAATATGAATATCTTAATTATTTAAGTTCAAAATTGAGAGAACTTAATTTACAACAAGCAAAAACTACGAGAAAAAATATTTTTTAATTTATAGAAAGGATAAAAATGGAAGTATCTATACTTGGAAGTGGAAGTGGTGGAAACTCTACTTTTGTAAATATCGATGGTGTTAAAATTTTAGTTGACGCTGGTTTTAGTGGAAAAAAATTAGAAGAAAAATTAAATAATATAGGAGAAACTCTTACTGAGATAAAAGGAATTCTTATTACACATGAACATACAGACCATATTCAAGGAGCTGGTATTGTTTCAAGAAAATATAATATTCCTATCTATATAACAAAAGAAAGTTATTTAGCAGGAAGTGCCAAATTAGGAAAAATCTCAGAAGGTAATTTAATATTTATTGATACCTTTGAATTTATTATAAAAGAAAAAATAAAAGTTCAACCTTTTGATGTTATGCATGATGCTGAAAGAACTGTTGGGTTTAGAATAGAGGAAATTTCTTCTGGAAAAACTTTAGGAATATCCACTGATATTGGATATATTGATACCCGTGTAAGAGCATTTTTTAGAGATGTAAATATTATGATAATTGAATCGAATTATGATTATCAAATGCTTATGGACTGTAATTATCCATGGGATTTAAAAGATAGAGTAAAAAGTAGAAATGGACATCTTTCAAATAATGATGCTGCTAGATTTATATGTGATAATTATTCTTCTAATTTAAAAAAAGTATATCTTGCTCATATAAGTAAAGATAGTAATAAATTTTCTATTGTTTCTCATACAATAACAAGTGAAATGAATAGAAGAAATATCAGTATTCCTGTTGAAATAACAACTCAAGATACTGTTACAGAACTTTATAAATTATAATACAATGAGGTGATACTTATGGAAAATAAAAAAGAACTGTGGGAAGATCTTTCTTTTGAGATAAATAAATTTCCTAAAATTCGTGAATCCCTAGAAGAAGATGAGGAAACTTTTGTAGGTAGTGGAAATAAAAATGCTAATCTTCTTTTTATTGGAGATGAAAATGACCTCTATGAAAACGAAGATTTAAAAGTTTCAATAGGCTCTACTGGAGAATTTTTGATAAGACTTTGTGATATGGGAGAATTTATTCCTGAAGATTACTACATAACTACTCTTACAAAATGTAAAATAAAATATAAAGATTTTTTCTCTGATGAACAAGATTTCTTAAAAGAATTACTTCATATGCAAATTGCTCTTATTGAACCAAAAATCATTGTAACTTTAGGACA from the Fusobacterium perfoetens ATCC 29250 genome contains:
- a CDS encoding amino acid ABC transporter ATP-binding protein; this translates as MKVNLKNLSKSFENKRTVLKNINFHEEVHSLAIIGPSGGGKSTLLKIIGGLINPTSGEIEIDGNKLSFSENELFKYRKSIGFIFQQDGLFKHMTVLENIIIPLIHVHGYGEEEAKEKALSLLKRFGLEKEINKKPFELSGGQKQRVGIVRALAHRPKFLLFDEPTSALDPEYTVEVLDIIKELKDEGIDFIIVTHEMGFARHACDKVCFLYDGDILEYGDSSEIFTNPSSKELKKFLGKILEWNI
- a CDS encoding DUF6506 family protein, yielding MKKKFAFILMGKDYSEKDNATFETENCVTYICTVRSFEEAYKKVLELKEEGVGAIEICGAFGKERAEKIIELTDNKVAVGYVVHDPKQDDLFMKFFGN
- a CDS encoding RNA-binding protein, coding for MDKKNFLNLFKEENKDLIVKLWENIELANNIDYYIETEEFYPPNIWSILEKTNINNVRFLFKGLREDSEKKNIIIIPENFSQDMPEFNLTYFKIDGKNKFRELLHKDFLGTIMSLGIKREILGDLIVKDNIAYGVIYKEKFSFLDELEKVSNVPVKIFEIDENEIPKSEFQEIIITIPSVRFDSVVSEIANTSRQKAVTLIEEGLVMLNYNIQRDKSVEVKENDVITIKKVGKFIFSKELGENKKGKVKVLMKKFI
- a CDS encoding MlaA family lipoprotein — its product is MKKLFKITLLVLISSFMISCSSVDKKVKVSNQEYIELQVEEDKNILFGKTDYLSPLNRRFYAFNRFADRTVIYPVMTTYDYYVPNFVQDRLKNFVSNFGDIRNTTNLLLQFRILEAVESTFRFAINSTIGLLGMFDVASEMGIKKYQESLGNTLAYYGVGEGFYIMAPLIGPTTLRDSIGLGAEGYGLAELDPYDVINIDVGTIWFSTLVGFQMKKDANVYFGESDYIFEYEYLNYLSSKLRELNLQQAKTTRKNIF
- a CDS encoding MBL fold metallo-hydrolase translates to MEVSILGSGSGGNSTFVNIDGVKILVDAGFSGKKLEEKLNNIGETLTEIKGILITHEHTDHIQGAGIVSRKYNIPIYITKESYLAGSAKLGKISEGNLIFIDTFEFIIKEKIKVQPFDVMHDAERTVGFRIEEISSGKTLGISTDIGYIDTRVRAFFRDVNIMIIESNYDYQMLMDCNYPWDLKDRVKSRNGHLSNNDAARFICDNYSSNLKKVYLAHISKDSNKFSIVSHTITSEMNRRNISIPVEITTQDTVTELYKL
- a CDS encoding uracil-DNA glycosylase family protein produces the protein MENKKELWEDLSFEINKFPKIRESLEEDEETFVGSGNKNANLLFIGDENDLYENEDLKVSIGSTGEFLIRLCDMGEFIPEDYYITTLTKCKIKYKDFFSDEQDFLKELLHMQIALIEPKIIVTLGQYSAEALLGREVDFVKERGKLIDWKAGIKVLITYDVKYIKEVRENSGKKSKAPLEFWKDLLLVKKELDILNSTNNEEESNNE